The genomic window AAGGTAAATGCGCGAGATAGTCTGCGCCTGAACGTCGGCGCGTGTCAGAATACTGGTGACATCCCCATGTTCCCACAGCACTTCGTAAACTGAGATCTCGCGCCGGTCACCCTTGAGGGTGATGATATCGTAAAGCCGGGTCAACGCCGCGTTCTCCGGCGCGAGGTCATCCACAGTGTTTTGTGTGGTGATGATCTGACCCGGCTTGGCGATGGTAGTCATGACCGCGGCGATGTTGGCGGCGTCACCATGCACATCGTTATCATCCACGAACGCCGCACCTTTATGCAGGCCAATATGCACCGCAAGCGCGACACAATCGAAAGGCTGCGCCATGACTTCCTGCATGCCGCACGCCGCGTGCACCGCGTCGTCGGACCGCGCGAAGCGGCACATGATCTCATCACCTATGGTCTTGACGACAGCGCCGGAATGCCGGTCACTGACGAGTGCCATCGCGCTCAAACATCGGGACAGGACGCCGCGCGCGCGCTCATCGCCATAGCGTGCGTACAGACCGGTACTATCGGCCACATCCGCGAACAGCACGGCGCATTCAACGTTTTTGTCCGAAGCCATTATTAAGGACACTACTGAGAACGTTCAGCCGGCGGCAGGTATCGGTCGAACTCGGGCTTGGCGCGCGC from Gammaproteobacteria bacterium includes these protein-coding regions:
- a CDS encoding adenylate/guanylate cyclase domain-containing protein — protein: MASDKNVECAVLFADVADSTGLYARYGDERARGVLSRCLSAMALVSDRHSGAVVKTIGDEIMCRFARSDDAVHAACGMQEVMAQPFDCVALAVHIGLHKGAAFVDDNDVHGDAANIAAVMTTIAKPGQIITTQNTVDDLAPENAALTRLYDIITLKGDRREISVYEVLWEHGDVTSILTRADVQAQTISRIYLKYKERQLTILSDTRGVLMGRHAACDLVVDANLVSRIHASIAYRRGKFVLLDQSTNGTFVRHLDGQEVYLRREETPLWGRGSISLGRTTHRDQQELLIHYVAE